In a genomic window of Larus michahellis chromosome 3, bLarMic1.1, whole genome shotgun sequence:
- the IL22RA2 gene encoding interleukin-22 receptor subunit alpha-2, translating into MLFSHGAALVSMRGITLSSLCLLVHLLQDETATILVLENPDLQASIKPQKVEFRSLNFNNTLHWQPGRAREARDTVYFVQYKVYGQSTWQNKDDCWGIRNHVCDLTNETSDIQEPYYGRVKAASAGVYSDWSLSCRFTPWRETMIGPPTVTVVHNDTSIILKLQAPRSPYKRKRGSKIPMTNYYDLLYQVFIINNLLDEQHRVLVYEGKDKVIKIEDLRPGVSYCIVAKTYVPMLDRSSAYSSRQCTVLQ; encoded by the exons ATGCTCTTCAGTCATGGAGCTGCTCTCGTAAGCATGAGGGGCATCACGCTTTCCTCCCTCTGCTTACTGGTGCACCTGCTTCAGGATGAGACAGCCA CGATTTTAGTTTTGGAAAACCCAGACCTGCAAGCTTCGATTAAGCCACAGAAGGTAGAGTTCCGTTCGTTAAACTTCAACAACACTTTGCATTGGCAGCCTGGGAGAGCCAGAGAGGCGAGAGACACGGTTTACTTTGTGCAGTATAAAGT GTATGGGCAGAGCACATGGCAAAACAAAGATGACTGCTGGGGGATTCGAAACCATGTCTGTGACCTAACGAATGAGACCTCTGACATTCAAGAGCCTTATTATGGCAGAGTGAAAGCCGCGTCAGCTGGCGTCTATTCCGACTGGAGCCTCAGCTGCAGATTCACTCCCTGGCGAGAAA CTATGATAGGACCTCCGACAGTAACTGTGGTTCATAACGACACATCCATAATACTAAAGCTCCAGGCTCCACGTTCTCCTTATaaaaggaagagaggcagcaAGATACCAATGACAAATTATTATGATCTGCTATATCAAGTCTTCATAATTAACAACTTGCTAGACGAG CAACACAGAGTCCTGGTGTACGAAGGAAAAGACAAGGTTATTAAAATAGAAGATTTGAGGCCCGGGGTCAGCTACTGCATTGTGGCTAAAACGTACGTGCCGATGCTGGACCGCAGCAGCGCCTACAGCAGCAGGCAGTGCACCGTGCTGCAGTGA